A single genomic interval of Bacteroidales bacterium harbors:
- a CDS encoding restriction endonuclease, which produces MIPDFQSLMLPFMKHISDGIEHSTTETLDSLAKQFELTDEEINQYLPSGNQKTFYNRVFWAKAHLKMAGLLENTKRGHFKITEKGKQALAGNPTTINLKFLKQYPAYLENAGRTKNDDIVSLQDNEIEFELTATPEEIIESNYLQIRKNLALEILSKIKSCSPSFFENLVVELLVKMGYGGTIKEAGKSIGRSGDEGIDGIIKEDRLGLDVIYIQAKRWENVVGRPEIQKFVGALAGQGAKKGVFITTSRFSNDAREYQPKNETKIVLIDGEQLADLMIDFNLAVTTIHTFTIKRIDNDYFGED; this is translated from the coding sequence ATGATACCAGATTTTCAATCATTGATGTTACCGTTTATGAAACATATTTCTGACGGGATAGAACATTCAACAACTGAAACGCTAGACTCATTAGCTAAACAATTTGAGCTTACAGATGAAGAAATAAATCAATATTTACCGAGTGGTAACCAAAAAACATTTTATAATAGAGTTTTTTGGGCAAAAGCACATCTGAAAATGGCAGGTCTTTTAGAAAACACTAAAAGAGGGCATTTTAAAATAACTGAAAAAGGGAAACAAGCACTTGCGGGCAACCCGACAACAATTAATCTAAAATTTTTAAAACAATATCCTGCATATCTTGAAAATGCAGGAAGAACAAAAAATGATGATATTGTTAGTCTTCAAGACAATGAAATTGAATTTGAACTAACCGCAACACCTGAAGAAATAATAGAAAGTAATTATTTACAAATAAGAAAAAATCTTGCACTTGAAATTCTCTCAAAAATTAAATCTTGCAGTCCGTCTTTTTTTGAGAATTTAGTTGTTGAGTTACTTGTAAAAATGGGTTATGGCGGGACAATTAAAGAAGCAGGAAAATCTATAGGGCGTTCAGGTGACGAAGGAATAGATGGAATTATTAAAGAAGACCGGCTTGGGCTTGATGTCATTTACATACAGGCAAAGAGATGGGAGAATGTTGTGGGGCGACCTGAAATACAAAAATTTGTGGGAGCCCTAGCCGGACAAGGAGCTAAAAAGGGAGTGTTTATTACAACATCAAGATTTTCAAATGATGCAAGAGAGTATCAACCAAAAAATGAAACCAAAATCGTTTTAATTGATGGAGAGCAACTCGCAGACTTGATGATTGATTTTAACTTAGCAGTTACAACAATACACACATTCACTATCAAGCGGATTGACAATGACTATTTCGGAGAGGATTGA